Within the Telopea speciosissima isolate NSW1024214 ecotype Mountain lineage chromosome 4, Tspe_v1, whole genome shotgun sequence genome, the region taatAAATGTATACATACAAAAttgctcaaacaaatatatactcattaataaatgtaagagaaatactaATAAATGTCCATCCATAAAAAGTGTTACGAAAAAATACACATCATATCCGCTTGAGTCCCAGGTTCCTAacatgaactaggaaaacatctatAGTAATCGGCTTTGTCAAAGggtcagccaacatattgctaGTGGAGATGTGTTGTAGAACAACTTCACCTTACGCGACCATGTCTCGAAAGTAGTGGTATCGTAAGTCAATGTGTTTGGCTCTACCATCAAACTTGGAGTCCTTCACAAATGCCAGCGCTGTTTTGCTGtcacaatgtataagcacatcatcgtctgagtgagcagaaacactaagtctctaCAAGAACCTTCTGAGCCAAACAACCTCTTGAACTGCTGCTGAACATGCGACTTACTCCgactccatcgtggataggGCGATGCAAGTCTGTTTCTTGTTACTCCAAGTAATAGCTCTGCCTCATAGGAAAAACGCATACCCCGAAATGGACTTGCGTTCGTCTCtgtcactagcccaatcagcatcactatacCCTCttagtctcaagtctgaaccactaaaggtgagcgagaggtctgtaGTCCCACATAGGTATCGGAGGATTCTCTTCACTGCCTGCCAGTGAACCGGTCCTGGGTCGCTCTGGTAACGGCTAACCATGCCAACAGAGAAGCATATATCTGGACGtgtgcacatcatcgcatacatcagactatCTACTGCCGccgcatagggtattttggacatttgatttttttcttcatcaGTCTTAAGGCactggtctaggctcaaagtgcatgccttgtccattagAGTGTTAATGGGTTTTgagttgttcatatggaatcgctccaggactttctttaagtaagtctcttgagacagaTTAAGAAGTCTCCTACATTCACAACcttcacgcccaacacaaagttggtctcacccatgtccttcatctcaaaagtagaggacaaccactttttagtggagacaatcatttcaatgtcatttcTAGTCAAcaagatgtcgtcaacatataaggataggataagaaaccctgccttggaccgtttaacatacacacagtggtcctcttcaatcatgtcgaAACCCGcggtggtaatggcatggtgaaatctaacGTACCACTGTCTGGACgattgtttaagaccatagatgAAACGTTGGAGACGACATACTTTGCGCTCATGTCCCTTATTCTCAAAGCCCAcaggctgagccataaagatctcctcgtccagttctccattgagaaaagcagttttaactcCTAGAGGTTAGGCAAGCCACAAAGCCCTTGAATATGGAGAGTGAAAAAAAATATGCATTGTAACTGAAGCACATAAAGCACATAAATCTGTTACCCTCTTTGGGGCATCTCTAGCAAGAGGGGAAAGAAATCCCTGAATTAAACTCAAGGGAGATGTGATCTGTCCATGAATTAATAGAATGTCCATTGCCACTCTTAGCATACATTCTTCAGGAATTATATCCCCAATAGAGTGAGTTAAGTAGATTTCCAAGGCAATAGGTTCTATTCGATCAAAAGCACTTCCCTAATAAAACCCTGTTTGTTTAGAGGgaaacatggttttagtgcacggtgtATCAGTAACATGCAAAAAtgatatgatactgatacggAATCGGCTGTATTAGACAAAGTTACCCCTGAatctcttaaaaaaaatgagttttctgaccattttaccccttgtccgtatcATGCTACCAATACGGTATCGGCACAGTATCAGTattggtgactagcaaaacctgTACGTATCGTTCACCAAATTAGTCAAATTACAGTCTaccattggttttttttttttttttttttgggtctatccTACAACtaaggaggagggggggggggaaggggagaaagGTGCCTTTctggcacaatatgcaatccaggagagtcgatcccttgacctcttgGGGGACATGCCCTCAACTTGCAATGCCTCTAACCAACTGAACTTGCGGTTGTTTGCATATACCATTGTTcaacaattgaaaaaaaaaaaaaaacaaaaaaacaaacaaactttACATGATGATGAGATCTGACCCTCTTTTATCCTCTACAGCTACAGGAACACCCGCAAGTGGGCCTTGCATACACTTATCAGCAAGCTCAAAGACCAATCTGAATCTGGCAAATCCATTTGCGTGACCACACACCTTCGCCTCTCCATCTTTTCCTTAGTATTTTCCATGTGTTTCGGCCAAAATTTCGATGAGGAGATAATCAAAAAGGCTGAAGCTTCTCAAAGAACATTCTCTGCCAACTTCACTAGGTTCAGAATCCTGACCTACATTccaaatttggggaagataatcTTTAAGAATTTGCAGAAGGAACTACTCGATCTGTCACACCACCGTGCAAATGTTCTCACTTCGTTGATAAGAACCCAGCAGATTGAACGAAAGGAGGAGAATCATCATGACACAGATGATCAGTTAGTAGTATCTTATATTGATACACTGTTCAAGATTTGGCTTCCAGATGAAGGAAGGAAGCTCAACGAGTTTGAGCTGAGGACTTTATGCTCAGAGTTTCTTAATGCAGGCACTGATGCAACATCAACTGCAATGGAATGGATAATGGCCAATCTGGTGAAGTATCAAGATATCCAAGCAAAGCTATATTCTGAAATCAAAAAggttttgggagaagaagatgaagagatcACAGAAGAAGATTTGCAGAAGATGCCATACTTGAAGGCAGTAATATTAGAAGGGCTAAGGCGACATCCTCCATTTCACTTTGGGATGTCACATAGTGTGACAGAGGAGTTTCATTTAAACAGCCTTGTCATACCTAAGAATGCTGTTGTGTATTTCAATATAGCAGAAATGGGGTGGGACCCAAATGTGTGGGAGAATCCAATGGAGTTCTGTCCAGATAGATTTTTGAGTGGTGAAGGATTTGATATAACAGGGGGGAAGGAGATAAAGATGTTGCCTTTTGGTGTGGGGAGAAGGATTTGCCCTGGATATAACCTGGCATTGCTTCTTATAGAGTATTTTGTAGTTAATCTGatcaaagatttcaaatggatgGCTGTTGAGGGAGAAGATGTTGACTTGTCACCGATGCAAAATTTTGAGGTTGTGATGAAGACTCCTTTGAAGGCCCACATATCTCCAAGAGTGAAGTAAGAATCCACGTtactacacacacacactctctctctctctatctatatatatatatagaacttTATAATCATGTCTCTAAGGTCTGTAGACTGTAGCACCGTTGCTTGTACAAAACACTATTATCATGAGTCCCTGACCATTAATAAGAGGTCAATGAGTCTTGTTGGGTTATGTCCTTCAACAAGCACAACTCTCATGTTTAATTGTTACCTTTGAGTTTGGAACCCTGAACAGACTATCTGTGATAAGCCAGAGAAAAATGAGGATGACGATAAATAATCATGCCCTTCATTCGTATACGACTACACCACAATTGAATAGGGTTCTAAGAATCGGTATTGaatgttttttttcaaaattaaataagaaaaagtTTTGGATCATATTTACTCTCATAAAGAAAAGGATGAACTTATTATGATCGATAAAGAAAAGGTTGAACTTATAATCATGTGTGCTTGCattatatgatatatatatatatatatatatatactagcaaacgtgcacgtgcaaatgcacgtgggtcaagtgacagagagagagagagagagagacatgggTCCACTTCAGTTTAATGTGTTAGGGCTACcgttatttttaattatttctattttggagtcAAATGTGCAATTTCTAATACACAGTGTATACAAAAAAGAAACCTTACCCTACATTTGGTTGCATAAATTTCTGGATGTCTGCATTGATTCAGATGTAACATCCATAGATCAGAGTATTTGTGGATGAACGAGTCTGATAGAATAATTGTTTGGTTATCCCgattctgaaacctgaatctaccagaataactgtttggttaccttgattctgaaacctgaatctaccaaaataactgtttggttaccctgattctaaAACCTGAATCTACCCAAAATGTGAtaaaatgcaatatgaaataaaattaattatactaattattttattaaatatactCACAATTAGAATATAAGTATTTAACAAATTTAGTGTTTTTAACTAGTGAATATCAATAACAAGAACTAAACCATTCTAAAATTACCTTAATTGGATATAAGACCTCAAACAAAAAGGCTGAGAGTTGTCATTCTAAAATTACCTTTAATTGACTATGTTTTGAACGGTTGAATAAAAGGGTCttagtggatttgaaccacTATCCCTTGAAACATGATTATgctccaagtgctctaccaacttgagctaaagacccatcaaataGAGTTTGAAACTTACAATTTGACCATGGTGAATCTAATTTACAGCTAATTAGTATTATAAATAATGCTGGGTGCTTACATGGGTTAATAAGGTTTAATTAAAGTATGAGATTGGGTTAGCTTTTGATTACGTAGGGTATAAATGGGATGGTATAAAGGGGTAAATTAAATTTGAAGGTGGCTCAGTGTATTcagcaaaacaaaaatgaatttAGGAACttaggagagaagaagaatgattGAAGGGACTACTCTATCAACTGGGTTCTTGAGGTGCTGCACCACTGTTATTTGATGAATAGAACTTGGGTATTCTAGGTTTTCACCCAATGAATGCATTTCTATCACTCATTAGAATTCCAGTGATCACTCGTTATGCAATCAAAGGTGTGGTTCATGAATCTCTATGCTTCAATGTAAAGATAGGAGCTTGCACATGGGAAGGACAAAAACGGGCTACATATGTTCttcgaaattttgctgctacccgGGTTCACATACAATGAAGTGGaatctaattttaaaaaaatactaaaacctaggaaaaTATTTGAGAATAAGGAGCgaatatgagaagaataaaaaaaaaaatggaataggagaagaaaaaaaaaaaaaaaaaactcaaccaacagagaagggaaggaagatgagaagaataaaaaaaaatgcaggtaGGAGATGGGGGAGAGAAAGGGCCAATGCAGAGGAAGCAAGAGATCATCCCACACACAGATTCAAAAGACCTATAAAGATTACCTGATATCTCCGATCGAACACCAGAAACTCCTCTTGCAAGTTGATTCAGAACTTTCCACCTTCATTCTCCTTCGATTGAACaccagaaaccctaaaaacagAGAAAGCTCGAACACCAGAAACTCCTCTTGTAGGTTGATTCAGAACTTTCCACCTTCGTTCTCCTTCGTTCTCCTTCGATCGAACaccagaaaccctaaaaatagagaaagcgagacagtgagagagagagagagaaagagataaatatTTGTGCAATGTAAGCCATGAACTCACCAGAGCAGTTCCCTCCTTcgttctccttcaacttctccgAGCAGTTTGTCTCCTTTGTTCTCCTttgttcttctcctttctccttgtTCAACGATATGCCTCTGATATCACGATTTTTTCTTGCATCTAAAGATGTTACCCTCTTTATATGATAGGGTTTAATTTCTTGAATCTCAAGATTTCACCTCATGAGGTGAAATCTCAAGATTCAGATATTTAGTGTAAAATGTTGGATCTTTAGATTTGATGCAT harbors:
- the LOC122660488 gene encoding cytochrome P450 89A2-like, with translation MEIWLILLLLLATLCLCATLKALLDFFSHNTNPRCPPGPWTVPIIGNFLWLRESLLDLEPILSKLHTKYGPIITVPIGSQPNIFINSPSIAHQALIQNGAIFADRPQTLNQSATSKLQRAISSSPYGPYWRLLRRNLTSEILHPSRLKSYRNTRKWALHTLISKLKDQSESGKSICVTTHLRLSIFSLVFSMCFGQNFDEEIIKKAEASQRTFSANFTRFRILTYIPNLGKIIFKNLQKELLDLSHHRANVLTSLIRTQQIERKEENHHDTDDQLVVSYIDTLFKIWLPDEGRKLNEFELRTLCSEFLNAGTDATSTAMEWIMANLVKYQDIQAKLYSEIKKVLGEEDEEITEEDLQKMPYLKAVILEGLRRHPPFHFGMSHSVTEEFHLNSLVIPKNAVVYFNIAEMGWDPNVWENPMEFCPDRFLSGEGFDITGGKEIKMLPFGVGRRICPGYNLALLLIEYFVVNLIKDFKWMAVEGEDVDLSPMQNFEVVMKTPLKAHISPRVK